The Arthrobacter oryzae DNA window GGCCTCGGCCAGCTCGGCCGGGAGCCCCATGAAGTACTGGCGCATCAGGAAGGTGCCGAACGCCGTCGGAATGGCCGGCAGGATCAGCGCCAGCAGTGTGTCCGAGAGGCCCATGCCGCGGATCAGCATGAAGACGGGCACGATCGTGACCTGCACCGGCACCATCATGGTGGCCAGCACGATCGAGAAGAGTGCGCCGCGGCCGCGGAACTTCAGGTGCGCGAAGGCGTAGCCTGCCATCGCCGCGGTCACCATCTGGCCCACCGCGATCAGCCCGGTCACCAAGGCGCTGTTGAGGACGAGCAGGAAGATATTCAGTTGCTGGAATACTTCACCGTAGGACGTGAAATCCGGGTTCCACGGGAAGAACGACGGCGGCAGCTTGAAGGATTCCGACGGCGACCGCAGCGACGTGGACAGGGTCCACAGCACCGGGCCCAGTGTCAGGGTTGCCGCGATCAGCAGCAGGACGATGCGGATGGCGAAGTTCCAGCTGAACCGGCGCCGGTTGGGTGACGTTTCCGGGAGGCCTTCCGAGAGCCGGGGGGAATGCCCAGCCAGGCCGTGGTCTGTTGTGGTTGTCATGGCTGGCCTTACTGGTAGAAGACGAATCGTTTGCTGAGCCGGAACTGCGCGGCCGTGATGGCCATGATGATCAGGGTGAGAAGCACACCGATGGCGGAGGCCTGACCGAACTCGAGGCGCTGGAAGGCCGATTCAAAGATGACCATGACGGCGGTGCGGGTGGAGTCGCCGGGGCCGCCGCGGGTCAGCACGTAGGGCTGGTCGAACACCTGCAGGGCGCTGATGATCGCCATCACCGAGGCCACCAGCGTGGTGGGGCTCAGCAGCGGCAGCGTCACGTAGAGGTGCTTGCGCCAGCCGGTGGCGCCGTCTATCGATGCCGCTTCGTATGTCTCCACGGGAATGGAGGCCAGGCCGCCGATGAACAGCAGGAAGGAGAACCCGAAGTTCTGCCACACGTAGACAAGGATCACGACGGCGGCGGACCCGCCCGGCGTGGTCAGCCACGGCACCGCGGGGATGCCCGCGAGGGACAGGAACCAGTTGACCACGCCGAACTGCTCGTTGAAGAGGTACCGCATGAAGATGGAAACCGAGGCCGCGGAGAGGATGAGCGGGAAGAAGAAGGCGGAGCGGAAGAATACGCGCAGCCAGGCCGGCATCTTCTCCTGCACCATGATGGCCAGTGCCAGGGCGAGCCCCAACTGGAAGGCCACGGCCACCACCACGAACAGGATTGTGTTCAGGAAGGACACCCGGACGGTGGGGTCCTGGACCACTTCGGAGAAGTTGTCGAAGCCCACGAAGGTCGGCGCCGAAATGATGTCCCAGCGGAAGAAGGCCAGGACCACGGAGGCCACAATCGGGATCAGGGTGAACAGGCCCATGCCCAGGATGGTGGGGGCCAGGAAGATCCAGGCCAGCCAGCGCTGGCTGTGCCGGGCTGATCCGGCTGTGGCGGGCCCGGCGGATCGGCCGGCGCCCGGATTAGCGAGTGCTTTTGCGGCCGGGCGGGCGGTCCGCTTCGGCCGCTCCCGGTGCGGGCTGGTGGTGCTCATGACTGCCTCCTCAGGGCCAGTTCAAGGTCGCGCTGCATGGACGAGAGCGCCTGCTTCAGCTGGCGTTCGTCGCCGCTGACGGCGAGCGATACGTTCTTCATCAGGGCCGTTTCGACGGCGGCCTGCTGCGGTGGCGCCGGAATGGGGCCAGTGGTGGGGAACCGGTCCAGGGTGTCGTAGAAGACCTTCCAGTGGGCGGGTCCCTTGCCGGCGTAAAGCTGCTCGTTGACCATGGAGCGGCGGGCCGGCGTCGTAATCGGGTTGGGGAAGATCAGTTCCATGGCCTCGCGGCTGGAGCTGAACTTGATCCATTCCCAGGCGGCATCCTTGTCCTTGGCGGTCTTCATGATCGCGTAGCCGGCGGTGCCGAACTGGTGGCGCTGGGTCTTCCAGCGCGGGAAGAACTGGACGTCGAAATCGTTCGCGCCCATCCCCGCCTCGTGGAGGCCCTGCACCCAGTAGCCGCCCGCCGGCGTGGTTCCGATGCGGTTGGAAGCGAAGAGTCCCACCAGGGAGCTGCCGCCGCCTTCCTCAGGGCGGACGCCGAGCCCGTCCTTGACCAGCCCGCGGAGGTAGTCGAAGGACTCGAACACACGGTCGTCATTCGCGTTGGGCTCCAGCCACTGGTACCCTCCGGAGCGGAGGC harbors:
- a CDS encoding carbohydrate ABC transporter permease, which translates into the protein MTTTTDHGLAGHSPRLSEGLPETSPNRRRFSWNFAIRIVLLLIAATLTLGPVLWTLSTSLRSPSESFKLPPSFFPWNPDFTSYGEVFQQLNIFLLVLNSALVTGLIAVGQMVTAAMAGYAFAHLKFRGRGALFSIVLATMMVPVQVTIVPVFMLIRGMGLSDTLLALILPAIPTAFGTFLMRQYFMGLPAELAEAAAIDGASPWRTFRSVYAPLAMPGMAIVGILAFNFHWNEFFRPLILTISEQNFTLPLGLVSLQGNLGTGSISVVLAGVVLSMIPALVVFMFGQRALQDGLTAGTGK
- a CDS encoding carbohydrate ABC transporter permease yields the protein MSTTSPHRERPKRTARPAAKALANPGAGRSAGPATAGSARHSQRWLAWIFLAPTILGMGLFTLIPIVASVVLAFFRWDIISAPTFVGFDNFSEVVQDPTVRVSFLNTILFVVVAVAFQLGLALALAIMVQEKMPAWLRVFFRSAFFFPLILSAASVSIFMRYLFNEQFGVVNWFLSLAGIPAVPWLTTPGGSAAVVILVYVWQNFGFSFLLFIGGLASIPVETYEAASIDGATGWRKHLYVTLPLLSPTTLVASVMAIISALQVFDQPYVLTRGGPGDSTRTAVMVIFESAFQRLEFGQASAIGVLLTLIIMAITAAQFRLSKRFVFYQ